The window CTGACACGTTTTGAACACAAATTTTTACTGAGGGGTCATACACACATGGAAGCTGATCACGTACACGCTCTTATTGAAAGGACTTTAAAAAAGCAACAAACCATGGAAATATGTACCCCTTGGGACTGGCAACAATTAATAAGATCCACAGACGCAACTATTATAAAACTAGATATTTCTGATTTTAAACATGTTGACTATTTGTATAGTCAACCTAACTCTCCTtttattaataagaagaaaaatactGAAAAGCAAGACTTTTTGATATCTGAAgttgtatattttcaaattaaagctGATCATCCTAGCACTATATTTTACAAACTGAGATTTAACGATGAAgagtttaaaactttaaatgtgACCAGATCTGTTCGCAATCCAATGCCACTGCCCAATGAATTGCCTAGTCTGCGCAGTAACTTAAAGggaataacaaagaaaaaacatgattttttaataaaaagtttggaGTGGGTTCCTAagcaatttcataatttttttaaaaaatcttccgATTTCTAAAGCAAAAGGCCAACATAGTTCCGATGAAGAAGATAGCGATTGATTTTTTATCTTCTATGAATcccaatttatttgtttaataaattttttttaaaaaatattttttgtaaagaaatttatgtacattaataatgttaacctaaagaaataaaattagttgTGCAACATAaagcttaaatttttatgattaccTGTTTTTTCAAATAGGGGTAAAAAGTCGTAagtccaaaattaaaatacaaattaaaataaattaaaaatagtggtTAATAAAAACCTTTATAACGATAAGTTAAATACCCCAATTACACTTTCGTACAATGCACAATAATCACTCAAATCTTAAAGTGAATTAACGTAACAACTTATTTTccttattactttaaatattccTTTTATGGACATACCATTGTTTACCTCTCTGCTATAGATATGTTTGTATGTGTATGCTAcataacacttttgtaaatggattccgtaagcaaataaagaaaaaaaaattgtaaaacatcAATAATGACCATTCAGTGTTATCAACAGAAGTACCGCAAGGTACAATTCTAGGGCctaagttaattaataaggGCCTTAATGCTCTTCTCAAACTTCCTTTGTTGGTTCAAGAAATTGTGAGGTTCAATTTTGGTTTGTCTTTGTTCAGTGGACCTTTGAGTctttgtttcttatttatttacaaaatatatatttttttaatgatatatttGATGCTGGAGTTGAAAACATTCATATACTGTTTTACTGCTATATACTGAATTGAATTAAAAAGCTTTCTTATTATGGACTTAAAGGATGTGCTTTGAGTCATATCTATTGAGAAGAAACAAGTAATTAGTGGGCAGCACAGAGTTTTATCTGTTCACACCATTGATCAATGACTGCTCCCTTATTCTTTctagtttatataaatttatataatagttTCCATTGGCACTGCGGTTAGGCATCCTACTTTGGCAAAGACAGTTTTATAATAgtaaaagcaatattaaaaaaacagtgtGTGCAAACAACCTTACATTTAACATTAgtaacattaatttaattatatttcaaagGACTGTTACAAGTGCTTCATTATGTAAGAAACAATTGGCAAAAAAGAGTGTGAACacaaaatttttgggtttttgtttgattttgcCTTGAAGTTTGGTTTAAATATTGCAACACTAAACTAATTACTACTAAATAAGCAGTTTAGTATattagataaatttttttttattgaacaaggtatattatatattagataaattttataaagactATTGAAGAAACTATTGTGATAAAATTCTTGTTTTGttgcattttgaaaatattaacacCTTAAAACTACTTTTCTTCACTTACATACGCTCAAAAATAGAATATGGATCTCTAATTTGGTACCCAATTTAGAGATGATAATAATGATTTACCTGATAGATGATATTGAGGGCATTCAGCGCAAGTTTATGGAGTATCTCTGGTTTAGAGAGGAAGGTGTCTTTCCAGCCAGAGGTTTGGAtagtcaattatacttaaataaatttaatatcatactcttatcaaaaagaagagaaattctttccatGAAATTCTTATCGGCAGTGTCCAGGCAAAGTATCGTAAGcgacattttttgcaaaattgcgATATTTGTGTTTCCAGAATTGTCTAGGTGAGCTGCGTCGACTTAGAAAAACATCTTTAGCGCCAAAGGTCACAGAACgtcataatttcattttttaaatttacgatcGTATGCGCCTTCAATATGTAAAATATCGCAAGCTAGATTATTATCAGAGTAAACTTATTATCcaccaaataatttaaaatatcgtaAGCTTGTGTCGCTTACATTTTATTCGATAGCGAAACTCTTAAAACAGTTACCAAAAGATTCAGCATAAATATTGTAACCGCCCGTCCCTTacgatattttgtttttttaatcgTTATGTTTCGCGCCAAAATTAGGGTATGAAATATCACAACCGcccaaaatattcatataaataaacgtatCCGCCTGTCGCTTACGATATATTGGAAATCGTGGTATATCAGACACGTTGGTTCTCGTCGGATGTTAAATAATCGTAACGACCAAactaaatcagttttttaaccCTCCTCGTGGAAAGCGGACGTGTTTTTAGTGTGTTTTGTtgttatactgttatttatttatcctAAAAATGTCTAGGGGCTTACGGTGTCTGAATTTATGTATTAAAAGTAAAGAAGCTGTTGAAACCCTGAAATTGCGACTCACAAACGAAGAGTTTTCCGAAGGAACAACAATGTTTCAAAAGgtacgttatttttaaattaaattggcgtaataatgataaattggaaaaattaattaactaaattaatgtTGTTCAATTAACAAACGGtgccattttattattgtaaataattataaatttttagacGTTGGCGGTACTCCCACAAACAAAGGGAGACGAATCTAAAGATGCTCCAGACCCCATGACTATTCTTGACAATGTTAATGACAATGCTTTTTTTGAGGTAAGCAACTGAAAACTCCAACCATAATACGTCGTATGCACAATCTTATAAAGTAGAAAAAACggaaaacaaaatttgatttttttagcaaaatccaGAATTATTCTTTCAACCCAAGCCTGATAAggaaattattgttaataaattagCGGGACATGAAGTTACGGTACATTCACAAACAAACGGTGACGAACCTAAAAATGACCCAGAAACAATTATGACCTACACTATTCTCGAAAATGTTATCGACAGTGTTATTTCTGAGGTAACTGTGAGAACTCCACTCTAACAGGACGTATGCAAAATCCAACAAACATTTaccattttttagcaaaatccaGAGTTATCTCTGCAACCCAAAGGTGATCAAGAAGTTACTATGAATCAACCATTAGCAGGAGGAGCCGCTGAAACTACCGACCTTGATAAAGACAACAtccctattattattatacaaccAAATGGAACAGTTGTTTCTAATGAGGAAAATAGTATTGCCATGAATTCATTCAGTGCTGCGGTAGGTAAGGATAAAGTTAGATACATCAAACACGTTATgtgtatttcttttaataattgctttattattattaaatttcagcTGACCTCAATCTTACTGGTGTATCAGACCTTGACTTCCTGATGAACGAAAGTGTTCTGGAACCATCTTGCAATGAAACAATAAGTGCTGAAATTATGACGTTTCCATTCGATAATAATAGTTCAAGTATAGAAAGTTATGATCCCCAGTCTAAAGTAACTTCTTCTGGTACCCCCATTCTTTGCTCAGATTAacactaataaattatttaaaatataaattatcaatACTAAACTACAGTCAGGACATTTTTCTTTTAGCAAACAGTGACAACTCTTCAGAACAATAAATCCACAGATGATAACAAGCAATGGCTATGAATATTGACAGAGAAGATAATGATAATAATGAAGAAGACATTAGTTCAGAAGATCAAAGCAGTGATTGGGCTAGCACTGGTTTGTCAAaacataaaatcaaaaaaccaaataaaaggctagaaaaaaagaaactaaagagTTCTGGTGTAAATAAAGCAGTAAAGACAAATCCATGTGCTGGGAAAAAATTTCAGAATAATTGTAAATCCGTAAGTGAAACTGACAGAaagcaaatatttaatgcctATTATGAACTTGAGACctataaagaaaagaaaagttggCAAATTCAATGTATGAAGCAAAAAAGAAACAGGAAGAAAACGTACCAAGAATAATAATTCCAAGCAACAAAAAACTATAGAATATAACTTAACAGTACAAGGAGAACAAAAAAGAGTTTGTCAGCAGTTTATACTAAAAACCCTGGATATCAGTCAAATGTCTTTGCGACAAACCATAAACAATGTTTCTAAGACAGGAATGATTAAAAAAGACTCGCGAGGTCGCTGTGCACCAAAAAATAAGACATCTGAACAATCTATTAAACAtgtcaatgattttattaaaaaaatactagttGGTCCATCCCATTATTGCCGCTCCCAAACAAAGAAACTTTACATGCTTTCTGAAATTGGAAACTTTTCAAATCTATACAGATTGTATAAAGAAGattgtaaaatacaaaaaatggatCCAGTGAGCAGAGCAAcgtttttaaggatttttaaagGTTACAATCTAGgcattcatgtaaaaaaaaaaagataaatgcaGTCTTTGTGAAAGGGTCCTAAGTACAGGCGAAAAAAATGTAGAAGCAGCAGATTTAGAAAACTATCTGCGTCATAGAGAAGAGATAAAAAACAGTcgtgataaatttaaaaaagatcaaGAAAATTGCGACCCAAATTTCATGTGTGCATCTTTTGATCTACAGAAGGTGTTAACTATGCCACACGGAAACAGTATACTTTTATATTATGCTCGTAAATTAGCTGTTTACAATTTCATGGTATATGAAAGTATAACAAAAAACGGTTTTTGTTTCCTGTGGAACGAGACTTGCCttacaaaaatatcttgaaCTTTTGGATCAACGTATTTCTCCTGAAATATCCGAACTTTCCCTGTACTGCGATAATTGCagtggacaaaataaaaacaaacaagtaaATGGCAATGATTAACACATTTCTTAAAACATctattcacataaaaaaaatcacattaaacTATCTAATTGCCGGCCATACATACATGCCTGTTGATTCTATGCATTCCACTATAGAATCATTTATATCAAAAAGAACCATTTACGCACCTTCAATGTGGAAATCTGCTTGCAAGGCACACAGCCAGGCCatatttcatcaatttattaaactattcaACCATTGCAAAAGGGGTTTCTAATTTTTCCCAGTATGTTGAAGACACAGAAACTACTAAACAACCTGAAtcaatttgaaagaaaaaacgAACTAAAACTAGAAgcaaaaaacctaaattagTCAAAGGTAGTAAAAATGGAAGcagaaaatccaaaatacaTGACAGTTCAGTATAGTTATTTGCAAGGGTTAGCCAATGAACAGCActttactattaaaaatgaCGGAAAGCCCCTTAACTACACTTCCCTACTACCGATATCGGCGGATAAATACAAAGATCTCAGCAAATTATGTTTGCAGTCAGCTAGTCCAAAGGACTATTATACCGAATTCATTAGTCATTGCCACATTCGCAGAACATTATAGACGTATTACCGGACACAGATAAAGAAGATGAAGAGGTCGAAGgcgtttaatttattattattttttgaaatgttttgttTAATGTTGCTGCTGTtactgtcatttttttttaaataaagataccATGACTgtaatcataatcataatcataatttttattgatgccagtaatataaattttacacaaGTCAAAAAATACATAGGTAAAGTCAAAACAGACTACTTAACAGTACAACACTaagaacattaaattaaaattcgactataactaaaacaataaatgatgttataaaaaCACAGTAAAATCACCTTAAAATATGTGGTTAAAAAACTCctctaatgaataaaaagcattcactaataaaacttttttgatttttgttttaaaactgtttcgaggtaagtattttatttcagagggaagagcattaaataattttattccccaAAAGCCCGGTCCATCCCGACACCTTTCCAGACGGCAGTAAGGAGGTACAAAGTCAGTTCTATGGCGAGTATTATAGCCATGTATATCTTGGTGAGTAGTAAAAGACTGAGTATTACGTTTAACATACAGAAGGTTTTCCAAAATGTACACTGAGGGCAGGGTGAGAATGCCAAGTTGTTTAAAGGCTGCCTTGCAGTCCTCCCTATATGCAAGACCAGCTAGTACCCTTATCACCCTTCTCTGTATACCGAACACACGTTTGGTATCAGATGCATGTCCCCAGGCTAGAATACTATATGACAAGTGTGAATGGAAAACACCAAAGTATGCAGTTCTCAGAACTGCTGCTGAGACCCTATCACTGAGCCCTCTTATTAGATAGGCAGCTTTGTTTAGCTTTAAAGTCAGTTGGTTGATGTGATGACCCCAATGTAAACGTTGGTCTAGTGTGACTCCTAGGAATTTAGCTGTGTCAGCAGACTCCACCTGCCCAAGTTCCCTCATagagaaaatgattttaagtgtcttATCTGAGTTCATGAGAAGCCGATTGCTGCAGAACCAGCTTTCAACTCCTTCCCGCGCCACCAGGGATCCCTCCAGGGAAGCACCCAGAGTGTCAGCCCGAAAGGATACTGTGGTGTCATCGGCAAAGAgggtaaattttgcatattcaCTAATTAGTGGAAGATCattgatatatattaaaaaaagaatgggTCCCAGAATtgacccctgaggcacacccATTGTAATATCGCCTATTACCAACGCCACCCCAGCAAAACTCACAGACTGACACCTGCCCTCAAGGTAAGATTTCATAAGTTGAATGCTTGATGGATTAAAATTATAGGCTTTGAGCTTTCCAAGAAGGATCCCATGGTCGacgcaatcaaaagctttactcAGGTCGCAGCAAAGAACTGTgtcatattgaaaattttgaaaaccttcAAGAATATCTGAAACCAAATCCAAGACGCCCAGAACTGTACTTTTGTCTTTACGAAAACCAAATTGACATTTGCtaaataagttgttttttttcaaagaagtcCACAATCTGTTCAGCTAGACACCTCTCTAAAATCTTGGACACAATTGGTAAAAGAGATATAGGCCTGTAATTATCTGGTTTATTGCAATCACCCTTCTTAAACAAAGGAATTACAAGTGCCTCCTTTAAAACAGATGGAAAGCATGATTCTTTAAGGCacaaattgattaaatttgtaagtggaacaataatttcatttgtaattgattttaatattttaacatttagaccaaaaatatccttactatttttatttttgaggctGGAGATAATATCACGGACTTTGTTATAGGATACTtcattgaaagaaaaaacaatatcaTGTTTGGGAATCAATGATATTggatcaatattttaaattggcATTCCTGACATGATACCCTGACCTACACCCAAAAAGAAGTTGTTAAAATCATTCGCTGTAAGACTACAATCTCTAACCCTTCCAGTTTTATTGCCACAAGATTTATTTATGACTTGCCACATAGTGCGACCAGGATTACTTGAAGATTGAATGAGTCGGtcatttgctttaatttttgctacttttattgctttgttttatttatttctgtacTGAAGAAACACacaactaaataataaaacctaattattttaatttggtgcttacaatattataaaaataattcgcAAGTTATTTTGATACAAGcaacattaaaaatatcttaagctCCATGGAATTCccaaaatgcatttttaaaatatcataagcGACCTTTATTCACcataatattaatagtttttggaaattggctttaaaataataaaacaatacctCTTTCCCATACATCCttcacaacaaaaaaataatgaaaaataaatgttttttgcgCTTCCtgtaaaattactaaaatggcgCATAAGATATTTTGCCTGGACAGTGACGATATAACCATATTCATAACAAGATTGACTGTCCCACCCTTTTGGCCGGATTAAATTTTCAGGTACCAAGAATAAACTCTAGGcgttttagattattttatgtaaatcccgctaggactaatattttgtttaaaccccctattaatataatgtgtcagaattatattaataataatttacatgaacagttcgatattttttgttgacagtttaaggtccattataaaaaatataaagtaaatatGGTATGCAGAGTCTTTCTAGTAGCTAGtgatttttcacttttatacatattttggtaattttatttttttttttcctgtaattgggtGACAAACCTGTTTTTATTGGCATTTCCtcatatttgtatatttttatattttatgattaaaaataatttattgtccCAATGTCATTAATCATTTgatgtataatatataacttttgAACTAAATTAAACTATAGTGTTAAAAAATGTACCTCTAGCTTCATCAGCGAGCCTCTGCAGTTTCTCTTTAAGACACTCTTTCTCGTCCACttcattttctaatattgcatttttttctaaGGCGGAATTTAATGCTTGCTCAAACCCTGCCATGCTTTCTTCAATAATTCTTCTGGATCCTTCTAATTcatcatttttcttttctacTTCTATAATTTTCCTATGTAGTTGCTCCTTGTCAGCTTTTAATGCATCGATTTCAGTTCTTTGGTTGTTCATTTCTTTATAGCAAATATCTAGTTTAACCTGCAGGAAATATTAGCTTTATCACTGCAATACAAATCATTGTACTTTAAGTACAATAGCAGGTTAGactgcaaaaaaatagaaaattattctGTAAAATGGTACTTGCCCTTAATGCATCAATTTCATTCTGTGTCCGGTTATTGCTAATACTGAGCtccctaatttttttctcattttgttCTATAGTACCTTCATATTCTTTCTCAAGCTGCTTTGACTCAATGATAAATTCATCAGAGTCCCTCTGTGCCTGTTTTAACCTAAAACaagcaaaaaaatgttatgtaaatATGTAAGTTATTAGGGGCTAAAAACATACTGTTCCAAATAATCATAGGCAAGATTCTTCCAGTAGTTGATTTCTTCATCTTTATTATCAAAGTGTGGAGGTGGCTCTACGGCTGTAGACATTTTCCCGGATGGACGTGTTCCAGTTCAAATCTGCACAATAAGATATTTGTACTGAAAATTAATGCTTGGGAACCTttgaaagtagttttttttgttcagAATGTAGGTAAAATCTAATGTCAAACGGTGTAAACATGAGTCACTTTCCCCGGGACCTTCACCGCTTTGTCCCTATTAGATTCGCGCGTTTATCCTATTTAGGTAAACGTCAATTTATGCCCGATAAGTTgataatgataaaattaattaattcgatAAGAATCACTTACTAGAAAAACAAGATTTTTGGTATGTTTTcggacgtaatttttttttgacgtttcaCCAGACGTTTTGCTGCTACGCCATTATTTACAGTTTGACAGTTACCAACTGTCACCTGTCAtagttgtcttttttttttaattaaatagggCGCTTTTCAGAATTCACCGGTGGATAACCGTAAAATCAGCTGGTTGCGACCGGCGAGGTATCGGATTAACCGGGATTTTAAGGTGGAATCTCGGTCAAATAGATTCTTcgtagttttgtattttttccgtACTGTTTATAGGTATAGGTATTGTTAATAGGTACCGGGTGTAAAAGCCACAAACTGAGACTCTTAGAATAGAACTGGGTcgtttttgtttggtttttagtTTCTTAAACATCAAAACAGTGCCAACCTTTCAATCTTTTCATAGAAAATGCTACCATTGTTTGTTtggtttacattaaaaaattttaaaatataaatagaaattgatattattaaagctGCCAACTGTCCAACAAATTCTAAGAAAATCAACCGAAGCTTTTCCGAATGTTACCGAACGGCAACCTGAGACTACCGAAAATTTTTTGGTTAACCGGTTGATTCAACCGGTGAATTAACGGTGAAATCTCAAAAGTGCCCATTGATTGAGTGACAAAgagtatttaaaattatcatgTTTCAACTTCCTTTTGTTCTTAGAAGTCAGAAGAAATAATGCACTTGAATGATGATGTACctcctaattttatttttgttttatgttaatTGACATGATTTCGGCGATGTTTACTTCGTTCGCTGATGATGCTACTGTCTTGTGAAGTGATATGGATGAGCACATCCTggcaaaaattgttattaatgaCCTGCCTCTAATTAAAACTTGTTGGAAGGGTGGGTGGTAGGAAACTTGCATCAAACTGCTTTGTAATTATAGGATAATCCCCAATGAGTTAGATAAAGGTACGACTAAACAAGCATATTTTGCATTGATTGAATTCCATTTAAGGTATGGCATACATTTTTCGGTTTCTTGTTCTAACACGTAATGCATACATAATTTGTGTTGAAAAAAAGgacaattatatatatgtaatatatatatgtaatataataatatatatgtaaaCTTATTAGCCATAATGTATCATTTTTGataaggaaataatttgttgattgtttttattttttcccgcacttatttcaatatctttgacatttgacgtttagaaaacagaATCGGTTATTGTTTAAACCGAACTTAATAGGTcactgaagaagaagaagagctGTCAATGGTGATATGTGTCAAGtattgacagctgtcaaatcAACCGAGCTGTCAGTGAGCCATTTTTCGGTATCCTCACCCTAGTGAATTAGGAATTTTTACacttacacaaaaaaaaaattatttataaccgATAATGGCAAGCTGGGGCTTTGGAGACTACCCCCCCGAATACAACCCCAAGGTGCATGGACCGTACGATCCCGCCCGCTACTATGGCAAAGGTAAAAAAACCCCGTTAGATAACCTGCGTTATTGCATGTTACATAACTGGGctttagaaactttttttttcatgtttaatTGAATGCACTAAAGTAACcattttttaacgttatttaGCTGACGTTCCGTTTGGTCAAGTGAAACTGGGGGAGATTGGAGGGTGGCTCGCTCGCCGCAACAAAAACCCTAGGGCTCTTGTTTCCGCTGTCAGCAGGGGTAAGACATATCGACGGCTTAGGCTGCAACCCGGCTAACTccgaaaaactaaattttacagGAGGatcataaaacaaattttaagagtctagaataaaaataaataaacgaggattattataaaagttacaattcaaaagattttttttgacaacatataaggttttttgttttttattttttgtcaaaagttCATTTCTTTATCCAACTCTTTTTCTTTCCTGGCTTcttctttcattttaatatgtaaattgTACTTCTGCTCATCGTCGACCTGTCCTAGTTTATGTGAAAAACCGATCGAACATTGATCCTTTTTTGGTTGGTATAacccaaaatttttaacatcaaAAGCATTGTTAAATGTACACACGGATAGGGCTTTTACATTATGTTCAATACaccattttacattttacatcaTAGATCGATTTTTTAGATGACCAGTCAGtccaaagatattttttttctgttgatttCCTACAATAGTGTGACTCCATTGTCGGTAAAGAGTTTAGGAATTCACACATAGCttcattttcctttttaaatgatttatttttagataatgcAGAAGTAGTTGCTatactgtttatattttctttttggttttgaATCTGTTGTCTTAATTTTTGCTGACTCTTTCCAATTTAGAACACACCATTTCCCTATGCATAATGTGTTTAGAAATAGGGTTTTACATACCCTGACCAATTCTTCCTCCGTTCTCAAGTTGTAAATTACAGAAGAATTTCTTCTTGAGATTAATTCATGTTTTCTATCTCTAGGCCTTTTGGTGGGTATAATCTGTATCAAGCtgtcaacaaaaattttttttcgccCCAATTCATTTcccaaaatttcttaaatatatttcgTCTGTCCTGTTCTGTTATAAGAAAACATCTTAATGTTTTTCCTGTTTGTGACTTGCACGTGCACCTCTCCTTAAGGATTCTGGGAGGTTTTGGAACCCTATTATCCCAAGTATCATTGTGCTGCTTtctaccaaaatattttaaacctttttctctattttttcgGTTCTTCTCATAAACCCATGTTTTCTTGTCTACCTGACACCTCTTTCTTCGTTTTCTTTTGGAAACCTCAATCTCAGTTTCAAAATCGGAGCTATCGGAGCTTTCAGAATAATCTACTAAACGCGGTGCGTAAACACTCTCATCACTAATATTATCTTCGAAAGAAGCTTCGCTGTCGTCAATTTTGCTACCTAACTTATCATTGATTGTCGTGTCAGTATTGGACAAACTGAATTGAGGCTGCTTTTCTACGTCATTATCTTTATGCTCTATAGGTTGACCCTCTGGGGTATGTTTACTAAAATTAATGTTAGGAAAATCATCAGGTTGAAAATTGTCCATCTCAGCCATTGAAAATGTAGAAGATTGATCATCGATAATCATTGTagaattattttcaagtttgtCTAAGACATAGTATGTTTGCCCTAAAGTTAACCCCGATCTTTCTCCAATAGATGACTCTTCTGATTCGAACTCAAAAGAAGGGAATATTAATTATATCATTTTGGGTCATATTTTGGTCATCAATGAATTCAATTGATAGCGAGTTTATAAAATCTGGCTCATTTTCCAAACGGTCAATCAACGTCACCTGCTTATTTTGAGTGTCTTGTTTAGCTAGGGCCATGATTTTCTTTGTGCGGGAGctcatttttagaataaaaaatctaaaaaaaaacatttaaagtacAGTAGCCGTCACCGATAATTTATTT is drawn from Anthonomus grandis grandis chromosome 1, icAntGran1.3, whole genome shotgun sequence and contains these coding sequences:
- the LOC126750525 gene encoding nuclear distribution protein nudE-like 1-A isoform X1, which encodes MSTAVEPPPHFDNKDEEINYWKNLAYDYLEQLKQAQRDSDEFIIESKQLEKEYEGTIEQNEKKIRELSISNNRTQNEIDALRVKLDICYKEMNNQRTEIDALKADKEQLHRKIIEVEKKNDELEGSRRIIEESMAGFEQALNSALEKNAILENEVDEKECLKEKLQRLADEARDLKQELLVKEKEKVPDKERYMNGFKPTAIDNRLKETETQTSPAKREYQPPLSPASRVMALNIVSDLIRKVGSLERRLDYRELQSAEGSRKTRLSLNGSSTPKGMSK
- the LOC126750525 gene encoding nuclear distribution protein nudE-like 1-A isoform X2 encodes the protein MSTAVEPPPHFDNKDEEINYWKNLAYDYLEQLKQAQRDSDEFIIESKQLEKEYEGTIEQNEKKIRELSISNNRTQNEIDALRVKLDICYKEMNNQRTEIDALKADKEQLHRKIIEVEKKNDELEGSRRIIEESMAGFEQALNSALEKNAILENEVDEKECLKEKLQRLADEARDLKQELLVKEKEKVPDKERYMNGFKPTAIDNRLKETETQTSPAKREYQPPLSPASRVMALNIVSDLIRKVGSLERRLDYRELQSAEGRKTRLSLNGSSTPKGMSK
- the LOC126750525 gene encoding nuclear distribution protein nudE-like 1-A isoform X3, which codes for MSTAVEPPPHFDNKDEEINYWKNLAYDYLEQLKQAQRDSDEFIIESKQLEKEYEGTIEQNEKKIRELSISNNRTQNEIDALRVKLDICYKEMNNQRTEIDALKADKEQLHRKIIEVEKKNDELEGSRRIIEESMAGFEQALNSALEKNAILENEVDEKECLKEKLQRLADEARDLKQELLVKEKEKVPDKERYMNGFKPTAIDNRLKETETQTSPAKREYQPPLSPASRVMALNIVSDLIRKVGSLERRLDYRELQSAEGRLLV
- the LOC126749513 gene encoding putative ATP synthase subunit f, mitochondrial, translating into MASWGFGDYPPEYNPKVHGPYDPARYYGKADVPFGQVKLGEIGGWLARRNKNPRALVSAVSRAYWRWSHKYVQPKRAGIAPFLQVLFGAMGTFYFLNYHRISQHRNYKYH